The Pantoea nemavictus genome includes a region encoding these proteins:
- a CDS encoding DNA translocase FtsK 4TM domain-containing protein encodes MSQEYTEDKEVSLQPLSSGRRLLEALLILVALFAVYLMVSLVSFNPSDPSWSQTAWHEPIHNLGGSVGAWLADTLLFIFGVMAYAIPPVIIGLCWITFRQRDRQDYIDYFAVGLRLIGVLALVVTTCGLAALNVDDIWYFASGGVIGSLVSNAMAPWFSSAGGTLTLLCVWAAGITLYTGWSWLTIAEKIGGVVMGVLTFASNRSRHDEPWQEDEEYDDEEHTDDVPPPIHAAQSVNEDDDVLLAKPRKVSESVTEELGDDPLLAKASAATAAAIAVTTQAAQQAPALAAPVANAPAEPVAMPRSVEPAPVSIPAPQPVAAAPESIPQSATPLYRFEVPNQPVPSPFSPVDDDEGPSMGNWQDADPSSASFNSVAAASLATGAVKAAASPAAYSPAFDIVPERDYNPQVKQGIGPELPRPNKVKLPTRRELASYGIKLPSQRMAEEQAKDAEQQQPEMTASFSAPSHEDDIELQEAQLRDAFASQQQNRYGESWQDVREPEDEDALQQAQLARQFADQQQQRYNEPEVKEAPIFNLDTTSAFDFSPMKDLVDDSPSEPLFTLSATPEPEEPEQRQEPAVPQPSPLPSLSAESSPWSSPEQEAYSAPPAPVKPAAPVQDSLFHPFLVRHEQPLEKPSTPLPTLDLLTSPPAEEEPVDMFALEQTARLVEARLADYRVKAEVVGISPGPVITRFELDLAPGVKASRISNLSRDLARSLSAVAVRVVEVIPGKPYVGLELPNKRRQTVYLREVLDCPKFRENPSPLAVVLGKDIAGQPVVADLAKMPHLLVAGTTGSGKSVGVNTMIISMLYKATPEEVRFIMIDPKMLELSVYEGIPHLLTEVVTDMKDAANALRWSVGEMERRYKLMSALGVRNLAGYNEKIEQAAAMGRPIPDPFWKPGDSMDTTPPVLEKLPYIVVLVDEFADLMMAVGKKVEELIARLAQKARAAGIHLVLATQRPSVDVITGLIKANIPTRIAFTVSSKIDSRTILDQGGAESLLGMGDMLYMPPNSSMPVRVHGAFVRDQEVHAVVQDWKARGRPQYIESITAGEESDSAAGGMMGDEELDPLFDQAVSFVVEKRRASISGVQRQFRIGYNRAARIIEQMEAQGIVSEPGHNGNREVLSPPPHEM; translated from the coding sequence TTGAGCCAGGAATATACAGAAGATAAAGAAGTTTCGTTACAACCGCTGAGCAGTGGACGCCGTCTATTGGAAGCGTTGCTGATTCTCGTGGCCTTGTTCGCCGTCTATTTGATGGTGTCGCTGGTTAGTTTTAACCCTTCAGACCCAAGCTGGTCGCAAACCGCCTGGCACGAGCCTATCCATAATCTGGGTGGTAGCGTAGGTGCATGGCTGGCAGATACGCTATTGTTCATTTTTGGCGTGATGGCCTACGCCATTCCTCCCGTGATCATTGGTCTGTGTTGGATCACCTTCCGCCAGCGCGATCGTCAGGACTACATTGACTACTTTGCCGTGGGCTTGCGCCTGATTGGCGTATTAGCATTAGTCGTGACCACCTGCGGCCTTGCGGCGCTTAATGTTGATGATATCTGGTATTTTGCTTCCGGCGGCGTCATTGGCAGCCTGGTAAGCAATGCGATGGCGCCATGGTTTAGTTCTGCCGGCGGTACGCTGACGCTGCTGTGCGTTTGGGCGGCAGGAATCACGTTGTATACCGGTTGGTCCTGGTTAACCATTGCCGAGAAAATTGGTGGCGTGGTGATGGGCGTTCTAACTTTCGCCAGTAATCGTTCACGTCATGATGAGCCGTGGCAGGAAGATGAAGAATATGACGATGAGGAACACACTGATGATGTTCCGCCTCCGATTCATGCTGCGCAGTCTGTAAATGAAGACGATGACGTACTGTTGGCGAAACCACGCAAGGTAAGTGAATCGGTTACTGAAGAGTTGGGTGATGATCCGCTGTTGGCAAAAGCCAGTGCAGCAACCGCCGCTGCGATTGCTGTTACTACTCAAGCTGCACAACAAGCACCAGCTTTAGCGGCACCCGTCGCCAACGCACCCGCAGAACCTGTCGCAATGCCTCGTTCTGTGGAACCAGCGCCGGTATCGATTCCCGCTCCTCAGCCTGTCGCTGCGGCGCCAGAATCGATTCCACAATCCGCGACTCCGCTTTATCGCTTTGAAGTGCCGAATCAACCCGTGCCTTCACCGTTTTCGCCTGTCGATGATGATGAAGGTCCGAGTATGGGGAATTGGCAAGATGCCGATCCCTCTTCGGCATCATTCAATAGCGTAGCCGCTGCATCTCTGGCAACCGGGGCAGTAAAAGCCGCTGCTTCACCTGCTGCTTACTCGCCTGCTTTCGATATTGTGCCTGAACGTGATTACAACCCGCAGGTAAAACAGGGCATTGGCCCAGAGTTACCGCGGCCAAATAAAGTCAAATTACCAACGCGACGCGAGTTGGCCTCATACGGCATTAAGCTGCCTTCGCAGCGTATGGCCGAAGAGCAAGCTAAAGATGCGGAGCAACAGCAGCCGGAAATGACGGCATCCTTTAGCGCTCCTTCGCATGAGGATGATATTGAACTGCAGGAAGCGCAGTTGCGTGATGCTTTCGCGTCACAGCAGCAGAATCGCTACGGTGAAAGCTGGCAAGATGTTCGCGAGCCTGAAGATGAGGACGCACTGCAGCAGGCGCAACTTGCGCGTCAGTTCGCCGATCAACAGCAACAACGCTATAACGAACCTGAAGTTAAGGAGGCGCCGATATTCAATCTGGATACGACCTCTGCTTTCGACTTCTCACCAATGAAAGATTTGGTCGATGATAGCCCAAGTGAACCGCTGTTTACGCTTTCAGCAACGCCAGAGCCCGAAGAGCCTGAACAGCGGCAGGAACCGGCTGTTCCGCAGCCTTCGCCGCTGCCGTCGTTGAGTGCAGAGTCCAGTCCGTGGTCGTCACCGGAGCAGGAGGCCTATTCGGCGCCGCCGGCACCAGTGAAGCCCGCTGCGCCTGTCCAGGACAGCCTGTTCCACCCGTTCCTGGTTCGTCATGAACAGCCGCTGGAAAAACCTTCTACGCCACTGCCAACGCTGGATCTCCTGACGTCGCCACCGGCAGAAGAAGAACCCGTCGATATGTTTGCTCTTGAGCAAACAGCGCGACTGGTTGAAGCGCGACTGGCGGATTACCGTGTGAAGGCGGAAGTTGTTGGGATTTCACCTGGCCCGGTGATTACCCGTTTTGAACTTGATCTGGCTCCAGGCGTGAAAGCTTCACGTATTTCTAACTTGTCACGTGACCTGGCGCGTTCCTTGTCAGCTGTTGCGGTGCGTGTGGTGGAAGTCATTCCCGGCAAGCCATATGTAGGCCTTGAGCTGCCAAATAAACGCCGTCAAACCGTTTATTTACGCGAAGTGCTGGATTGTCCTAAATTCCGCGAGAATCCTTCTCCGCTTGCCGTAGTGTTGGGCAAAGACATTGCAGGACAGCCGGTTGTCGCTGATTTAGCGAAGATGCCTCACTTGCTGGTTGCCGGTACCACCGGTTCCGGTAAGTCGGTCGGCGTTAACACCATGATCATCAGCATGCTGTATAAAGCTACCCCGGAAGAAGTGCGCTTTATTATGATTGACCCGAAAATGCTCGAGCTGTCAGTGTACGAAGGCATTCCGCACCTGCTGACCGAAGTGGTTACCGACATGAAAGATGCGGCGAATGCGCTGCGCTGGAGTGTGGGTGAAATGGAGCGTCGTTATAAGCTGATGTCGGCACTGGGCGTACGTAACCTTGCGGGCTACAACGAAAAGATTGAGCAAGCTGCAGCGATGGGCCGACCAATCCCCGATCCATTCTGGAAGCCGGGCGATAGCATGGACACTACGCCGCCAGTGCTGGAAAAATTGCCGTATATTGTGGTGCTGGTCGACGAATTTGCCGACCTTATGATGGCGGTGGGTAAGAAAGTCGAAGAGTTGATTGCACGTCTGGCGCAGAAAGCGCGAGCTGCGGGCATTCACTTAGTGCTGGCAACGCAACGTCCGTCGGTAGATGTCATTACGGGCCTGATTAAAGCTAACATCCCGACGCGTATCGCTTTCACCGTTTCCAGTAAGATCGATTCGCGTACTATTCTCGATCAGGGTGGCGCAGAATCGTTGCTGGGAATGGGCGACATGCTTTACATGCCGCCTAACTCCTCTATGCCAGTGCGTGTGCACGGTGCGTTTGTGCGCGATCAGGAAGTGCATGCGGTGGTCCAGGACTGGAAAGCGCGTGGTCGCCCACAATATATCGAAAGCATTACCGCGGGTGAAGAGAGCGACAGTGCTGCTGGCGGTATGATGGGTGATGAAGAGTTGGATCCGCTGTTCGATCAGGCGGTCTCTTTCGTGGTGGAAAAACGCCGCGCTTCCATCTCTGGGGTTCAGCGCCAATTCCGTATTGGCTATAACCGTGCTGCACGCATCATCGAACAGATGGAAGCGCAGGGTATCGTTTCTGAACCCGGACATAATGGTAACCGCGAAGTACTATCGCCGCCGCCACACGAGATGTAG
- the lolA gene encoding outer membrane lipoprotein chaperone LolA, with protein MKLHVIACGLMASLVSASVLADASSDLQQRLNKVNSFHASFSQKVTDGGGANVQDGEGELWVKRPSLFNWHMTAPDESVIISDGKNLWFYNPFVEQASVSLLQNAASNTPFMLIARNQPSDWKQYNIKQQGDNFELTPKSSDGNLKQFTINVTSAGTINKFSAIEQDGQHSDYQLKSQNNGAISPDKFTFTPPKGVTVDDQRQ; from the coding sequence ATGAAATTACACGTTATTGCCTGCGGCCTAATGGCCAGTTTAGTTTCCGCATCAGTTTTGGCGGATGCGTCCAGCGATCTGCAACAACGTCTCAATAAAGTGAACAGCTTCCATGCCAGCTTCAGTCAGAAAGTGACTGACGGCGGCGGTGCCAATGTACAGGACGGCGAAGGAGAGCTTTGGGTAAAGCGTCCAAGCTTGTTTAATTGGCACATGACAGCACCGGATGAAAGCGTGATTATTTCTGATGGTAAGAATCTGTGGTTCTACAATCCATTTGTTGAACAAGCAAGTGTTAGCCTGCTGCAAAATGCCGCCAGCAACACGCCGTTTATGTTGATTGCTCGCAACCAGCCAAGTGATTGGAAGCAATACAACATCAAGCAGCAGGGTGATAACTTCGAGCTGACCCCGAAAAGCAGTGATGGCAATCTCAAGCAATTCACCATTAATGTGACGTCAGCAGGCACCATCAATAAGTTCAGCGCGATTGAGCAAGATGGACAGCACAGCGATTACCAGTTGAAAAGCCAGAACAACGGCGCCATTAGCCCAGATAAATTCACCTTTACGCCGCCAAAAGGAGTAACGGTGGACGATCAACGTCAGTGA
- a CDS encoding AAA family ATPase has protein sequence MSNLSLDFAPSNEFQPLAARMRPATLQHYIGQQHLLAPGKPLPRAIEAGHLHSMILWGPPGTGKTTLAEIIGHYGKADVERISAVTSGVKEIREAIERARQNRQVGRRTILFVDEVHRFNKSQQDAFLPHIEDGTITFIGATTENPSFELNSALLSRARVYLLKSLTIADIEQVLLQAMEDEERGYGKSDIVLPDNTRRMIAELVNGDARRALNTLEMMADMAESNAEGQRELTPQLLNEVSGERAARFDNKGDRFYDLISALHKSVRGSAPDAALYWYARIITAGGDPLYVARRLLAIASEDVGNADPRGMQVALAAWDCFTRVGPAEGERAIAQAIVYLASAPKSNAVYTAFKAAMRDAREFPDYDVPEHLRNAPTKLMKEMGLGKEYRYAHDETHAYAAGEVYFPPEMAQTRYYQPTNRGLEGKIGEKLVWLAEQDQNSPIKRYR, from the coding sequence GTGAGTAATCTGTCTCTGGATTTCGCCCCGTCGAATGAGTTTCAGCCGCTGGCCGCGCGTATGCGGCCGGCTACGCTGCAACACTATATTGGGCAGCAACATTTGCTGGCGCCAGGTAAGCCCTTACCGCGTGCCATTGAGGCTGGGCATCTGCATTCGATGATTTTATGGGGACCGCCGGGGACGGGGAAAACAACGCTGGCTGAAATCATTGGCCATTATGGTAAAGCCGATGTTGAGCGCATATCTGCGGTGACTTCTGGTGTTAAAGAGATTCGTGAAGCCATCGAACGTGCGCGTCAAAATCGTCAGGTGGGTCGTCGCACCATCTTGTTTGTAGATGAGGTGCATCGCTTCAACAAAAGCCAGCAAGATGCGTTTTTGCCACACATTGAAGATGGCACGATAACTTTTATTGGCGCCACCACCGAAAATCCCTCGTTTGAACTCAACTCGGCGTTACTATCGCGAGCACGTGTTTATTTGCTTAAGTCGCTCACCATCGCTGATATTGAGCAGGTACTGCTGCAGGCGATGGAGGATGAAGAACGCGGCTATGGCAAGAGTGATATTGTGCTGCCGGATAATACGCGTCGCATGATTGCTGAACTGGTCAATGGTGACGCACGTCGTGCTTTGAATACGCTGGAAATGATGGCGGATATGGCAGAAAGCAACGCTGAGGGCCAGCGTGAATTAACGCCACAGTTACTCAATGAAGTGTCGGGTGAAAGGGCAGCGCGTTTTGATAATAAAGGCGACCGCTTCTACGATCTGATTTCCGCCTTGCACAAATCTGTGCGTGGCTCAGCACCTGATGCGGCGCTCTATTGGTATGCAAGAATCATCACCGCTGGCGGAGATCCATTGTATGTCGCTCGACGTTTACTGGCGATTGCCTCAGAGGACGTCGGAAACGCCGATCCACGCGGTATGCAGGTCGCATTGGCCGCCTGGGATTGCTTTACCCGCGTCGGTCCAGCTGAGGGTGAGCGAGCCATTGCTCAGGCGATTGTTTACCTTGCCAGTGCGCCAAAAAGTAATGCAGTTTATACCGCTTTCAAAGCCGCGATGCGCGATGCGCGCGAGTTTCCTGATTACGACGTGCCGGAGCATTTACGCAATGCGCCCACTAAGTTAATGAAGGAAATGGGATTGGGTAAAGAGTATCGCTACGCGCACGATGAAACTCACGCATATGCGGCTGGGGAAGTCTATTTCCCGCCGGAAATGGCGCAGACTCGCTACTATCAGCCGACGAATCGCGGGCTTGAAGGGAAAATTGGCGAAAAACTCGTCTGGCTGGCTGAGCAGGATCAAAATAGCCCGATAAAACGCTACCGCTGA
- the serS gene encoding serine--tRNA ligase yields the protein MLDPNLLRNEPDAVAEKLARRGFKLDVETLRSLEERRKVLQVETENLQAERNSRSKSIGQAKARGEDIEPLRQEVNALGERLDAAKAELDTLQNEIRDFALALPNLPVDEVPLGKDDSENQEVSRWGQPRQFDFPVKDHVELGEAAKGLDFAAAVKLTGSRFIVMQGQIARLHRALSQFMLDLHTQQHGYLETYVPYLVNQETLYGTGQLPKFGEDLFHTKPLGEEAGSSNYALIPTAEVPLTNLVRDEIVEEEALPIKLTAHTPCFRSEAGSYGRDTRGLIRMHQFDKVEMVQIVAPESSMDALEELVGHAEKVLQLLNLPYRKVLLCTGDMGFGSAKTYDLEVWLPAQDTYREISSCSNMGDFQARRMQARCRSKTDKKPRLLHTLNGSGLAVGRTLVAVLENYQLADGRIEVPEVLRPYMGGLEFVG from the coding sequence ATGCTCGATCCCAACCTGCTGCGTAACGAGCCAGACGCAGTCGCAGAAAAACTGGCACGCCGAGGATTTAAACTGGATGTGGAAACGTTACGTTCGCTCGAAGAGCGTCGTAAAGTCTTGCAGGTAGAAACTGAAAATCTACAGGCTGAGCGTAATTCCCGATCCAAATCCATCGGTCAGGCCAAAGCACGTGGGGAAGATATCGAGCCACTGCGTCAGGAAGTGAACGCACTGGGCGAACGCCTGGATGCGGCTAAAGCAGAACTGGATACGCTGCAAAATGAGATCCGTGATTTTGCCCTCGCGCTGCCTAACCTGCCGGTTGATGAAGTGCCGTTGGGTAAAGATGACAGCGAGAATCAGGAAGTCAGCCGCTGGGGCCAGCCGCGCCAGTTTGATTTTCCGGTAAAAGACCACGTTGAGTTGGGTGAAGCCGCCAAAGGCCTCGATTTTGCAGCCGCCGTAAAACTGACTGGTTCACGTTTTATCGTGATGCAAGGTCAGATCGCGCGCCTGCATCGTGCCTTAAGCCAGTTTATGCTTGATCTGCACACGCAACAGCACGGTTATCTCGAAACCTATGTTCCCTATCTGGTCAACCAGGAAACATTGTACGGTACCGGACAATTGCCGAAATTTGGTGAAGACCTGTTCCATACCAAACCGTTGGGCGAAGAAGCGGGTAGCAGCAACTATGCGCTGATCCCAACAGCAGAAGTGCCGTTGACCAACTTAGTGCGTGATGAGATCGTTGAAGAAGAAGCGTTGCCGATTAAACTTACCGCGCATACGCCATGCTTCCGTTCAGAAGCCGGTTCATATGGACGCGATACGCGCGGCTTAATTCGTATGCATCAGTTCGACAAAGTTGAGATGGTGCAGATTGTCGCACCTGAATCTTCCATGGATGCGTTAGAAGAGTTGGTCGGCCACGCTGAGAAGGTGCTGCAACTGCTCAATCTGCCATATCGTAAAGTTCTGCTTTGCACCGGCGATATGGGCTTTGGTTCAGCCAAAACCTACGATCTGGAAGTTTGGTTGCCCGCGCAAGATACCTATCGCGAGATTTCATCTTGTTCCAACATGGGTGATTTCCAGGCGCGTCGTATGCAGGCGCGTTGCCGTAGCAAAACCGATAAGAAGCCCCGTTTGCTGCATACGCTGAATGGTTCTGGTTTGGCGGTAGGCCGTACTCTGGTTGCGGTGCTTGAAAACTATCAGCTGGCCGACGGTCGTATTGAAGTTCCTGAAGTATTGCGTCCTTATATGGGCGGTCTGGAATTTGTTGGCTAA
- a CDS encoding MFS transporter: protein MSTWSRPVVLLLCGLMLMTVSIAVLNTLVPLWLTHDQLPTWQVGMASSSYYTGNLLGTLLAGWLINRYGFNRCFYLASVLFAVATMGMVMLDGFYSWTMLRFTAGIGCALIWVVVESALLCSGTVRNRGQLLAAYMIIYYLGTVAGQLLVSRLSTELLHVIPWVTTLIICAVLPVVFVQVKATVATEEASTGHIWIMLRRRSSRLGINGCIISGIVLGSLYGLMPLYLSHQGMSDATVGYWMALLVSSGIVGQWPVGRLADRFGRLMVLRVQVFVVILGAIAMLGDAAMAPALFVLGLAGFTLYPVAMSWACETVAHHELVAMNQALLFSYTVGSLVGPGMTAMLMQNYSDRLLFVMIAAVALVYLVMLLRKVDHQATPVAHA, encoded by the coding sequence ATGTCAACCTGGTCCCGCCCCGTCGTTTTGCTGCTCTGCGGCTTAATGCTTATGACGGTGTCTATTGCTGTGCTTAATACGTTGGTACCGCTGTGGCTTACTCATGATCAATTGCCAACCTGGCAAGTGGGTATGGCCAGCTCATCGTATTACACCGGTAATTTGTTAGGCACCTTACTGGCGGGCTGGTTGATCAATCGTTATGGTTTTAACCGCTGTTTCTATTTGGCTAGCGTACTTTTCGCCGTGGCGACCATGGGCATGGTTATGCTGGATGGATTTTACAGCTGGACGATGCTGCGTTTCACTGCAGGCATCGGATGCGCCTTGATTTGGGTTGTGGTTGAGAGCGCTTTGCTCTGCAGCGGTACCGTGCGTAATCGTGGCCAGTTACTGGCTGCTTACATGATTATCTATTATCTCGGGACGGTAGCAGGCCAGCTGTTGGTAAGCCGCCTTTCGACAGAATTGCTGCACGTGATTCCATGGGTGACCACACTGATTATCTGTGCGGTATTGCCGGTAGTTTTTGTGCAGGTAAAAGCGACTGTAGCAACGGAAGAGGCCTCAACGGGCCATATCTGGATTATGTTGCGCCGTCGCAGTTCTCGCCTTGGTATCAATGGCTGCATTATTTCCGGTATCGTTCTCGGTTCCCTTTATGGCTTGATGCCACTGTATCTTTCTCATCAGGGCATGAGCGATGCAACCGTCGGTTACTGGATGGCATTATTAGTAAGTTCAGGCATTGTCGGTCAGTGGCCAGTAGGGCGCCTGGCCGATCGTTTTGGCCGTTTGATGGTGCTGCGTGTACAAGTGTTCGTGGTGATTTTAGGTGCTATCGCTATGCTTGGTGATGCAGCGATGGCACCGGCGTTGTTTGTGCTGGGACTTGCTGGTTTTACACTCTATCCGGTGGCCATGTCGTGGGCGTGTGAAACCGTGGCGCACCACGAATTAGTGGCGATGAATCAGGCATTACTGTTTAGTTATACCGTAGGCAGTCTGGTGGGGCCGGGAATGACGGCGATGTTAATGCAGAACTACTCTGATCGACTGCTGTTTGTGATGATTGCGGCGGTGGCGCTGGTTTATCTGGTAATGTTACTGCGTAAAGTCGATCATCAGGCAACGCCAGTTGCACACGCATAA
- the pflA gene encoding pyruvate formate lyase 1-activating protein: MSTIGRIHSFESCGTVDGPGIRFITFFQGCLMRCLYCHNRDTWDTHGGKEVTVEELMKDVLSYRHFMNASGGGVTASGGEAILQAEFVRDWFRACQAEGIHTCLDTNGFVRRYDPVIDELLEATDLVMLDLKQINDDVHQILVGVSNHRTLDFARYLQKKGKRTWIRFVVVPGYSDDDDSVHRLGEFTKDMDNIEKIELLPYHELGKHKWIAMGEEYKLDGVKPPSKETMERVKSILASYGHEVMY, from the coding sequence ATGTCAACCATCGGTCGTATCCACTCCTTTGAATCCTGCGGCACCGTTGATGGCCCGGGCATACGCTTTATCACCTTTTTCCAGGGTTGCCTGATGCGCTGCCTGTATTGCCACAATCGCGATACCTGGGATACACACGGCGGGAAAGAGGTAACTGTAGAAGAGTTGATGAAGGATGTACTGTCATATCGTCACTTCATGAATGCATCTGGCGGCGGCGTTACAGCATCCGGCGGAGAAGCGATTTTACAAGCCGAATTTGTCCGTGACTGGTTCCGAGCCTGCCAGGCTGAAGGTATCCATACCTGCCTCGACACTAATGGCTTTGTTCGCCGCTACGATCCAGTGATCGATGAACTGCTGGAAGCCACTGACTTGGTGATGCTCGATCTCAAGCAGATTAACGATGATGTGCATCAGATTCTGGTGGGTGTGTCTAATCATCGCACGCTGGATTTTGCACGCTATTTGCAGAAGAAAGGTAAACGCACCTGGATTCGGTTTGTGGTAGTGCCAGGCTACTCCGATGATGACGACTCTGTTCATCGCTTAGGCGAGTTCACTAAAGATATGGATAATATCGAGAAGATTGAGCTATTGCCCTACCACGAGTTAGGCAAACACAAGTGGATTGCCATGGGGGAAGAGTACAAGCTGGATGGTGTTAAGCCGCCGAGTAAGGAAACCATGGAGCGAGTAAAGAGTATTCTCGCCAGCTACGGGCATGAAGTGATGTACTAA
- the pflB gene encoding formate C-acetyltransferase: MSELNEKMASAWEGFSAGEWQNSVNVRDFIQKNYTPYEGDESFLAGATPATTKLWDSVLEGIKIENRTHAPVDFDTDLASTITSHDAGYISKSLEKIVGLQTEAPLKRAIIPFGGIKMVEGSCKVYGRELDPALKKVFTEYRKTHNQGVFDVYTPDIMRCRKSGVLTGLPDAYGRGRIIGDYRRVALYGIDYLMKDKVAQFNSLQSDMENGVDLEATIRLREEISEQHRALGQIKEMAAKYGSDISLPATNAQEAVQWTYYGYLAAVKSQNGAAMSFGRVSTFLDVYIDRDIQAGKLNEEEAQELIDHLVMKLRMVRFLRTPEYDELFSGDPIWATESLAGMGVDGRTLVTKSTFRFLNTLYTMGPSPEPNMTILWSEKLPVNFKKYAAKVSIDTSSLQYENDDLMRPDFDNDDYAIACCVSPMIVGKQMQFFGARANLAKTLLYAINGGVDEKLKMQVGPKEAPITDEILDFDTVMERLDHFMDWLAKQYVTSLNIIHYMHDKYSYEASLMALHDRDVYRTMACGIAGLSVAADSLSAIKYAKVKTIRDEDGLAVDFEIEGEYPQFGNNDSRVDDMACDLVERFMKKIQKLQTYRNAVPTQSVLTITSNVVYGKKTGNTPDGRRAGAPFGPGANPMHGRDQKGAVASLTSVAKLPFAYAKDGISYTFSIVPNALGKDDNVRKTNLAGLMDGYFHHEANIEGGQHLNVNVMNREMLLDAMEHPEKYPQLTIRVSGYAVRFNSLTKEQQKDVITRTFTQSL, translated from the coding sequence ATGTCCGAACTGAATGAAAAAATGGCGTCAGCCTGGGAAGGATTTAGCGCCGGCGAATGGCAGAACAGCGTCAACGTCCGTGACTTTATCCAGAAAAACTATACACCGTATGAAGGCGACGAATCCTTCCTGGCCGGTGCAACTCCGGCCACAACTAAGCTGTGGGATAGCGTGCTTGAAGGCATCAAAATCGAGAACCGTACTCACGCTCCGGTTGATTTTGATACCGATTTGGCTTCAACCATTACCTCTCACGATGCAGGTTATATCAGCAAGTCGCTGGAAAAAATTGTTGGCCTACAAACTGAAGCGCCATTGAAACGAGCCATCATTCCTTTTGGCGGCATAAAAATGGTTGAGGGTTCATGCAAAGTTTATGGCCGCGAACTCGACCCTGCGCTAAAAAAAGTTTTCACCGAGTATCGTAAAACCCACAACCAGGGTGTATTCGATGTTTATACCCCAGACATTATGCGCTGTCGTAAATCAGGCGTACTGACTGGCCTGCCAGATGCTTATGGTCGCGGACGTATCATCGGTGACTACCGTCGCGTTGCGCTGTACGGCATCGACTATCTGATGAAAGACAAAGTCGCGCAGTTCAATTCATTACAGAGCGATATGGAAAACGGCGTTGATCTGGAAGCCACCATCCGCCTGCGTGAAGAGATCTCTGAACAGCATCGTGCGCTTGGTCAGATTAAAGAGATGGCTGCGAAATATGGCTCAGACATTTCACTGCCGGCCACTAATGCACAAGAAGCAGTACAGTGGACTTACTACGGCTACCTCGCTGCGGTGAAATCGCAGAACGGTGCGGCGATGTCCTTTGGACGCGTATCAACCTTCCTGGATGTATATATCGATCGTGATATTCAGGCAGGCAAACTGAATGAAGAAGAAGCACAGGAACTGATTGACCATCTGGTCATGAAACTTCGTATGGTGCGCTTCCTGCGTACCCCTGAATATGATGAGCTGTTCTCAGGTGATCCAATCTGGGCAACTGAATCACTCGCCGGTATGGGTGTTGATGGCCGTACTCTGGTGACCAAAAGCACCTTCCGCTTCCTGAACACGCTTTACACCATGGGCCCATCACCGGAACCCAACATGACCATTCTGTGGTCTGAAAAATTACCGGTTAATTTCAAAAAATACGCAGCGAAAGTCTCGATCGATACGTCTTCATTGCAGTATGAGAATGATGACCTGATGCGTCCTGACTTCGATAACGATGACTATGCTATCGCTTGCTGCGTAAGCCCAATGATTGTCGGCAAACAGATGCAATTCTTCGGAGCACGTGCCAACCTGGCTAAAACTCTGCTGTATGCAATTAACGGTGGCGTAGATGAGAAGCTGAAAATGCAGGTTGGCCCAAAAGAAGCGCCAATTACTGACGAAATTCTCGACTTCGATACTGTGATGGAACGTCTGGATCACTTCATGGATTGGCTGGCTAAGCAGTATGTCACCTCCCTGAATATCATTCATTACATGCATGATAAGTACAGCTACGAAGCTTCATTAATGGCGCTGCACGATCGTGACGTTTATCGCACCATGGCGTGTGGTATCGCTGGCCTGTCTGTCGCAGCTGACTCACTCTCTGCGATCAAATATGCGAAAGTAAAAACCATCCGTGATGAAGATGGCTTAGCAGTAGATTTCGAAATTGAAGGTGAATATCCACAGTTTGGTAATAACGACTCTCGCGTTGATGATATGGCGTGCGATTTAGTTGAACGTTTCATGAAGAAAATTCAGAAACTGCAAACCTACCGCAACGCGGTACCAACGCAATCAGTACTGACCATCACCTCTAACGTAGTTTACGGTAAGAAAACCGGTAATACCCCAGATGGCCGTCGTGCAGGTGCGCCGTTTGGACCGGGCGCTAACCCAATGCATGGTCGTGACCAGAAAGGTGCCGTTGCTTCATTGACCTCAGTCGCGAAACTGCCGTTCGCCTACGCTAAAGACGGTATCTCTTATACCTTCTCCATCGTGCCGAATGCGCTGGGCAAAGATGATAACGTGCGTAAAACTAACCTTGCAGGCCTGATGGATGGATATTTCCATCACGAAGCCAACATTGAAGGTGGTCAACATCTGAACGTCAACGTAATGAATCGCGAGATGCTGTTGGATGCCATGGAACATCCTGAGAAATATCCGCAGCTGACCATCCGCGTTTCTGGCTATGCTGTACGCTTCAACTCGCTCACTAAAGAGCAGCAGAAAGATGTAATTACACGTACTTTCACCCAGTCGTTGTAA